Proteins encoded in a region of the Nonomuraea helvata genome:
- a CDS encoding pyridoxamine 5'-phosphate oxidase family protein, with protein MPLSVAEREAFLAEAYIASLAVEAGDGRAPLAVPVWYDYVPGGDIRFLTDGDSRKAQLIAKAGRFSMLVQRVSPTYRYVSVEGPVTSSGHTTLEDLTRIASRYLPPDALDGYVQGSDLHALVTFRMRPEHWLSADLGALG; from the coding sequence ATGCCGTTGAGCGTGGCGGAGCGGGAGGCGTTCCTGGCGGAGGCGTACATCGCGAGCCTGGCCGTGGAGGCGGGTGACGGGCGGGCGCCGCTGGCCGTGCCCGTCTGGTACGACTACGTTCCCGGTGGCGACATCAGGTTCCTGACGGACGGCGACTCGCGCAAGGCCCAGCTGATCGCGAAGGCGGGCAGGTTCTCGATGCTGGTGCAGCGGGTCAGCCCGACCTATCGGTACGTGTCCGTCGAGGGGCCTGTCACCAGCTCCGGGCACACGACGCTGGAGGACCTCACCCGCATCGCCTCCCGCTACCTGCCGCCCGACGCGCTGGACGGATACGTACAGGGCTCCGACCTGCACGCGCTCGTGACGTTCAGGATGCGGCCGGAACACTGGCTCTCCGCCGACCTGGGCGCCCTCGGCTGA